The following coding sequences are from one Vicia villosa cultivar HV-30 ecotype Madison, WI unplaced genomic scaffold, Vvil1.0 ctg.002064F_1_1, whole genome shotgun sequence window:
- the LOC131637669 gene encoding inactive TPR repeat-containing thioredoxin TTL3-like, translating into MEGKTNKNKVEKVELGCSFMAKIFKLKANKLKNSSSVHSLPIKPINNPQLNESKGSPNHISKVPSESPPVKNHSPLDSARSSIQQREVNGNSLGLARISTSSRGHRDNNENKSPSKDLNSIKLTGNLLMNSSYISPRTSITKVNKEMNSVSNGVMGNIIRKSGDGVSQFRSPRSNRVLDPEVLKSMGNEAYKQGRFSEALALYERAIAIDSNKATYHCNKSAALIGLGRFQEAIVECEEAIRIQPNYARAHSRLATIYFRLGEVEKALNCNKETPYFDSDLAFKAHALQSHLNKCNEARKVNDWKFILTETKSAISLGVDSAPKVYALQTEALLKLLRHQEAYATYEKMPKFDHDWCNKLFGPLSSAYFLMIGAQVYLATGRFENAVTASQLASKLDPSNSDVNAVVRRARAATSARLSGNLLFKASKFTEACAVYNEGLEHDPFNSVLLCNRAACRSKLGQFEKAIEDCNVALKVQPSYSKAMLRRADCNAKLERWEAAIQDYEMLIREKPGDEEVARALFEIQLKQKMLRGEDIKNLKFGSNLVCISSNDRFRHYVTSPGMSVVLFCNKGKATHKQILLVLEQTCKRFPSVNFLKVEIEDHPYLTKSEGVNTIPAFKIYKNGSRVKEISGNNHELLERSVKLYSS; encoded by the exons ATGGAAGGAAAAACCAATAAGAACAAAGTGGAAAAAGTTGAACTAGGCTGCAGTTTCATGGCCAAAATCTTCAAACTCAAAGCCAATAAGCTCAAAAATTCATCATCTGTTCATTCACTGCCCATCAAGCCAATTAACAATCCTCAACTAAATGAATCCAAAGGGTCACCAAATCACATCTCAAAAGTTCCATCAGAGTCTCCACCAGTAAAAAATCACTCACCTTTAGATTCTGCCAGAAGCTCAATTCAACAGAGAGAGGTTAATGGAAATTCCTTAGGACTTGCAAGAATAAGCACTTCTAGTCGTGGTCATCGCGACAACAACGAAAACAAGTCGCCGAGCAAAGATTTAAACTCGATAAAACTCACTGGGAATTTGCTTATGAATAGTAGCTATATAAGTCCAAGAACAAGTATTACAAAGGTTAATAAAGAGATGAATTCTGTGAGTAACGGTGTTATGGGGAATATAATAAGGAAAAGTGGTGATGGTGTGTCGCAATTTCGGAGTCCTAGAAGTAACAGAGTGCTTGATCCTGAGGTGTTGAAGTCGATGGGAAATGAAGCTTATAAGCAAGGAAGATTTTCTGAGGCTTTGGCTTTGTATGAAAGAGCTATTGCTATTGATTCCAATAAGGCTACTTATCATTGTAACAAGAGTGCTGCTTTAATTGGTTTGGGAAGGTTTCAAGAAGCAATTGTTGAGTGTGAGGAAGCTATTAGGATTCAACCTAACTATGCTCGAGCTCATAGTCGTTTAGCAACAATATATTTCAG gTTGGGAGAAGTTGAAAAGGCATTAAATTGCAATAAAGAAACTCCATATTTTGATTCAGATCTTGCTTTCAAAGCACATGCTCTTCAAAGTCACCTTAACAAATGCAATGAAGCAAGAAAAGTCAATGATTGGAAATTTATATTGACAGAAACAAAGTCTGCAATATCCTTAGGTGTAGATTCAGCTCCAAAG GTCTATGCTTTACAAACTGAAGCTTTGCTGAAACTTCTGAGGCATCAAGAAGCATATGCCACCTAtgaaaaaatgccaaaatttgaCCATGATTGGTGCAACAAATTATTTGGACCACTTTCTAGTGCTTACTTTCTGATGATAGGAGCACAAGTTTACTTAGCAACCGGCAG GTTTGAGAATGCTGTGACAGCATCACAGCTAGCATCTAAGCTTGATCCGAGCAACAGTGATGTGAATGCGGTGGTAAGAAGGGCAAGAGCCGCGACATCAGCAAGATTGAGCGGTAACTTGCTCTTCAAGGCATCAAAGTTCACGGAAGCGTGTGCAGTATACAATGAAGGACTAGAGCATGATCCATTCAACTCCGTCCTGCTATGCAATAGGGCGGCATGTCGTTCTAAGCTAGGTCAATTCGAGAAAGCAATAGAAGATTGCAATGTAGCTCTTAAAGTTCAGCCGAGTTATAGCAAGGCAATGTTGCGTCGCGCAGATTGCAATGCCAAG TTGGAAAGATGGGAAGCTGCAATTCAAGACTATGAAATGTTGATTAGAGAAAAGCCGGGGGACGAGGAAGTTGCTAGGGCTTTGTTTGAGATTCAGCTAAAACAAAAGATGTTGCGCGGCGAAGATATCAAGAACTTGAAGTTTGGTTCAAATTTGGTTTGCATCTCAAGCAATGATAGGTTTAGACATTATGTAACTTCACCTGGTATGTCTGTAGTGCTTTTTTGCAACAAGGGCAAAGCAACTCATAAGCAAATTTTGTTGGTGTTGGAGCAAACATGCAAGAGATTCCCATCGGTTAATTTCCTTAAG GTGGAGATTGAGGACCATCCATACTTGACAAAATCAGAAGGTGTAAACACCATTCCAGCTTTCAAAATATACAAGAATGGATCAAGGGTTAAAGAAATTTCTGGCAACAACCATGAGTTGTTAGAGAGATCAGTTAAATTATATAGCAGCtga